One Microcoleus sp. AS-A8 DNA window includes the following coding sequences:
- a CDS encoding ketoacyl-ACP synthase III translates to MLNQLGAGIAITGSGSATPDVILDNPQLERMVETSDEWITSRTGIRERRIADDRISLSAIAAQAAQSALTMAQIAATDLDLIILATSTPDDLFGTACQIQSLLGASKAVAFDMTAACSGFVFGMVTAAQFIRTGVYKNVLLIGADILSRWVNWSDRGTCILFGDGAGAIVMQANESDRFLGFEIRSDGTQNHCLQLPYNAQPKELVKDIAVAQGNFGPITMNGKEVYRFAVQKVPEVIEKALFRANLSAEQVDWLLLHQANQRILDAVAQRLNIPTQKVISNLAHYGNTSAASIPIALDDAVRQGKIQSGDLIATAGFGAGLTWGSAIFQWGK, encoded by the coding sequence GTGTTGAATCAACTAGGGGCAGGTATTGCCATTACCGGGAGCGGTTCTGCAACACCAGACGTGATTCTCGATAACCCACAACTCGAACGAATGGTGGAAACATCGGATGAGTGGATTACCAGCCGGACGGGAATTCGGGAACGGCGTATTGCGGATGATCGAATCAGTCTGAGTGCGATCGCGGCTCAAGCGGCTCAAAGTGCGCTAACAATGGCTCAAATTGCCGCCACAGACCTGGATTTAATTATTCTGGCTACTTCAACGCCGGATGACCTATTTGGCACAGCCTGCCAAATTCAGAGCCTCCTGGGAGCCTCAAAAGCTGTTGCCTTTGATATGACAGCCGCTTGCTCTGGGTTTGTCTTTGGGATGGTGACAGCGGCTCAGTTTATCCGCACGGGTGTCTACAAAAATGTCCTGCTCATCGGTGCCGATATTCTCTCACGCTGGGTGAATTGGTCAGATCGGGGTACCTGCATCTTGTTTGGTGATGGCGCTGGGGCAATTGTGATGCAAGCCAATGAGAGCGATCGCTTTTTGGGCTTTGAAATCCGCAGCGATGGTACCCAAAATCATTGCCTGCAACTCCCTTACAATGCACAACCCAAGGAACTTGTCAAGGATATTGCTGTTGCACAAGGCAATTTCGGGCCAATCACAATGAACGGCAAGGAAGTTTATCGCTTTGCGGTACAAAAGGTGCCGGAAGTGATTGAAAAAGCCCTATTCCGAGCCAACTTAAGCGCTGAACAGGTAGACTGGCTGTTGTTGCACCAAGCGAATCAGCGCATTCTTGACGCGGTTGCCCAACGCCTCAATATTCCAACACAGAAAGTTATCAGTAATCTTGCCCACTATGGCAACACCTCAGCCGCTTCGATTCCCATAGCGTTGGATGACGCTGTGCGGCAGGGCAAAATTCAATCGGGCGATCTAATTGCGACGGCTGGCTTTGGTGCGGGACTGACTTGGGGATCTGCTATCTTCCAATGGGGGAAGTAA
- the plsX gene encoding phosphate acyltransferase PlsX, protein MASTTARIAIDAMGGDHAPDEIVAGAIRAQAELGVEVLLVGDPQAIESSLKQHTSSSQMEIVPAEDVVAMHEEPLVSLKRKPKASINVAMDLVKQKRADAVVSAGHSGAAMAAGLLRLGRLRGIDRPAIGAVFPTLVAGKPVIVLDVGANVDSRPKYLEQFAVMGSVYSQYVLGMEQPKVGLLNIGEESTKGNDLAIRTHQLLQENPRITFIGNAEGRDVLSGRFDVIVCDGFVGNVLLKFAEAVGEIVLQILREELPQGIQGQLGTALLKPNLKRIKQRIDHAEHGGGLLLGVAGVCIISHGSSQAPSIFNAIRLAKEAIDNQVLERIQSKDFQGEQQSAASTKEE, encoded by the coding sequence ATGGCATCGACGACGGCACGGATCGCAATTGACGCTATGGGAGGGGATCATGCCCCTGACGAAATCGTTGCTGGCGCTATTAGGGCACAAGCAGAGCTGGGTGTAGAAGTTTTGCTAGTAGGTGACCCTCAAGCGATTGAATCCTCTCTGAAACAACATACCAGTTCCTCACAGATGGAAATTGTTCCGGCGGAGGATGTCGTTGCCATGCATGAAGAGCCTTTGGTGAGCTTGAAGCGGAAACCTAAGGCCTCGATTAACGTGGCAATGGATTTGGTTAAGCAAAAACGTGCCGATGCAGTGGTTTCCGCAGGTCATTCGGGTGCCGCGATGGCAGCGGGATTGCTGCGCTTGGGACGTTTGCGAGGTATTGACCGTCCTGCGATTGGCGCGGTATTTCCCACCTTGGTGGCGGGTAAGCCCGTGATTGTACTAGATGTAGGGGCGAATGTCGATAGCCGTCCCAAATATCTAGAGCAGTTTGCCGTGATGGGTTCGGTATACAGTCAGTACGTGCTGGGGATGGAGCAACCCAAAGTCGGACTACTGAACATTGGGGAAGAATCCACGAAGGGGAATGATTTAGCCATCCGCACCCATCAATTGCTGCAAGAAAATCCCAGAATCACCTTTATTGGCAATGCTGAAGGGCGAGATGTTCTCTCAGGCCGTTTTGATGTCATTGTCTGCGATGGCTTTGTGGGTAATGTGTTACTCAAATTTGCCGAAGCGGTCGGTGAGATCGTGCTGCAAATCCTCCGAGAGGAACTGCCTCAAGGAATACAGGGGCAACTGGGGACAGCGCTCCTCAAACCCAACCTGAAGAGGATTAAGCAGCGGATTGACCATGCCGAACATGGTGGAGGGCTACTCTTGGGGGTCGCAGGCGTTTGTATTATTAGTCACGGTAGCTCTCAAGCTCCGTCCATTTTTAACGCGATTCGCTTAGCCAAAGAAGCGATTGATAATCAAGTCCTGGAGCGGATTCAGTCCAAGGATTTTCAAGGTGAGCAGCAATCAGCAGCGAGTACCAAAGAGGAGTGA
- a CDS encoding D-alanyl-D-alanine carboxypeptidase: MVQRLGAGILASGIAALALKLVGGQPTTVLTAQALAWQNMPLFDSMALPDPATETIMRQYLQGLSAQGAVARHQGIWIQSDIAVLAKHKDQVPLPAASLTKIATTLAALNKWGPDHQFETMVSTTGPIKKGVLQGDLVITGGGDPFFVWEEAIALGNSLNQLGIRQVKGNLVIEGDFYMNYQENPALAGQELRQGLHSKLWTARGFVYRHAIMPKGTPKPQVAIAGGIKVSTLPIPKKIVLIRHRSLSLTHILREMNIHSNNNMSEMLAKSMGGTEERNKLAAKSANLSQNELQLVNGSGLGVENMISPHAACAMLMAVHHFLQPYKLSVMDVFPVSGRDKNGTMYGRHIPLGTAIKTGTLNTVSALAGVIPTRDRGLVWFAIINRGGDVNGFRKQQDVFLQRLVQQWGIQSVNATTYPIENLLGESKRNEKIFGVRAQLKKG; encoded by the coding sequence ATGGTACAACGATTGGGTGCTGGCATATTAGCCTCTGGAATAGCGGCTCTAGCCTTAAAGCTTGTGGGTGGTCAACCGACGACAGTGCTTACCGCTCAAGCGCTGGCGTGGCAGAATATGCCTTTGTTTGACAGCATGGCACTGCCCGATCCAGCGACTGAAACGATTATGCGCCAATACTTGCAAGGCTTGAGCGCTCAAGGGGCTGTGGCACGTCATCAAGGGATCTGGATTCAATCGGACATAGCCGTACTGGCTAAACACAAGGATCAAGTGCCCCTGCCAGCGGCTTCATTAACGAAAATTGCGACAACATTGGCGGCTTTAAACAAGTGGGGACCGGATCATCAGTTTGAAACAATGGTGAGTACCACAGGCCCGATTAAGAAGGGTGTATTACAGGGAGACTTGGTGATCACGGGCGGCGGTGACCCCTTTTTTGTTTGGGAGGAAGCGATCGCCCTAGGGAATAGTCTCAATCAGTTGGGGATTCGTCAGGTCAAGGGAAATTTAGTGATCGAGGGCGATTTCTACATGAACTACCAGGAAAACCCAGCACTGGCAGGTCAAGAACTGCGACAAGGACTACACTCCAAACTTTGGACAGCGAGAGGGTTTGTCTACCGACATGCCATCATGCCCAAAGGAACGCCAAAACCGCAAGTGGCGATCGCTGGAGGCATCAAAGTGTCAACCTTGCCCATTCCCAAAAAAATCGTATTAATCCGCCACCGCTCACTTTCCCTGACTCACATCCTCAGGGAGATGAACATCCACAGCAACAACAACATGTCAGAGATGTTGGCCAAATCGATGGGGGGTACTGAAGAGAGAAACAAATTGGCGGCAAAATCAGCCAATCTCTCCCAGAACGAACTACAACTGGTTAACGGTTCTGGGTTGGGTGTGGAGAATATGATTTCGCCCCATGCTGCCTGTGCCATGCTGATGGCAGTTCACCACTTTCTACAGCCCTACAAACTCAGCGTGATGGACGTATTTCCAGTTTCTGGGCGCGACAAGAATGGAACCATGTATGGACGGCACATCCCCCTGGGAACAGCGATTAAAACCGGAACGCTAAATACGGTGAGTGCGCTAGCGGGTGTGATCCCGACACGCGATCGCGGCTTAGTTTGGTTTGCCATCATTAACCGGGGTGGCGATGTGAATGGCTTTCGCAAGCAGCAAGATGTTTTTCTCCAGCGCTTGGTACAACAGTGGGGCATCCAATCGGTCAACGCCACTACTTATCCCATCGAAAATCTTCTCGGCGAATCCAAGCGCAACGAAAAAATTTTCGGTGTTCGGGCACAGCTCAAAAAAGGCTAA
- a CDS encoding serpin family protein, translated as MKRWVASLSVTLMGLMTTLSGSTLARELTIHPQLKISSPKESPVITAQRTSKPTAEIKAVVKGNNAFALDLYHQLRNQQGNLFVSPYSLSTALAMTYAGARGETATEMSKVLHFTLGQEDLHPAFAALRTQLDAQKQQGEGVQLKIANRLWGQKGYEFLKPFNQLTRNYYGAELEEVDFKTETEQARRTINKWVAQQTQEKIQDLIPPDILNSLTRIVLTNAIYFKGSWLKPFDPADTKNKPFTVAPGQQVDVPMMSQEASVGYAEFDGLQVLELPYVGKKTSMVILLPKKVDGLAQLEQQLTPENIHNWLSSIDDDQCPEFIQLPKFKVDAKFELKRVLSKMGMVSAFDDAADFSGMNGRKDLFLKEAIHQTFVNVDELGTEAAGATAAIGEARCGGGNFSANRPFIFLIRDRESGSILFLGRLVNPAASPTP; from the coding sequence ATGAAAAGATGGGTCGCGAGTCTATCGGTCACTCTGATGGGTTTGATGACCACGTTGAGTGGTTCTACGTTGGCTCGTGAACTCACTATTCATCCTCAACTTAAGATTTCGTCACCAAAAGAATCTCCTGTAATTACAGCTCAACGAACCTCAAAACCAACCGCAGAGATAAAGGCTGTGGTAAAAGGCAACAATGCTTTTGCTCTCGACCTCTATCACCAGTTGCGTAACCAACAAGGAAACCTTTTCGTCTCACCCTACAGCCTCTCGACGGCACTGGCTATGACCTATGCCGGAGCTAGGGGTGAAACGGCAACCGAGATGTCGAAAGTTCTCCACTTCACGCTAGGGCAAGAAGACCTCCACCCAGCCTTTGCCGCACTCAGGACTCAGCTAGATGCTCAGAAGCAGCAAGGGGAAGGGGTTCAACTCAAAATTGCAAATCGGCTTTGGGGGCAAAAGGGATACGAGTTTCTCAAGCCTTTTAATCAGCTCACCCGAAACTACTACGGAGCTGAACTAGAAGAAGTGGACTTCAAGACGGAGACGGAGCAAGCTCGCCGCACCATCAACAAATGGGTAGCACAACAGACTCAGGAAAAGATTCAAGACCTGATTCCTCCTGACATCCTCAACTCGCTGACGCGGATCGTTCTCACAAACGCCATCTACTTCAAGGGAAGTTGGCTTAAGCCGTTCGATCCGGCAGACACGAAGAACAAGCCGTTTACCGTTGCACCAGGTCAGCAGGTTGATGTTCCCATGATGTCCCAAGAGGCTAGTGTAGGCTACGCAGAGTTTGACGGCCTGCAAGTGCTGGAGCTGCCCTATGTCGGTAAGAAGACATCTATGGTGATTCTCTTGCCCAAGAAAGTTGATGGGTTGGCTCAACTAGAGCAGCAGCTAACGCCGGAGAACATCCACAATTGGCTATCATCTATCGACGACGACCAGTGTCCTGAGTTTATCCAGTTGCCCAAGTTCAAGGTGGATGCAAAATTTGAGCTGAAGCGAGTACTCTCAAAGATGGGGATGGTGAGCGCATTTGATGATGCTGCCGACTTCTCTGGCATGAACGGGAGGAAGGATTTGTTCCTCAAAGAAGCGATTCATCAGACCTTTGTCAATGTGGATGAGTTGGGCACCGAGGCGGCTGGGGCTACGGCGGCTATCGGGGAAGCACGGTGCGGCGGCGGAAACTTTAGTGCCAATCGCCCGTTTATCTTCCTGATTCGGGATAGAGAGTCTGGGAGCATCCTGTTTTTAGGTCGTTTAGTGAATCCAGCAGCTTCCCCTACACCCTGA
- the lptC gene encoding LPS export ABC transporter periplasmic protein LptC, which produces MFVNLKRSIAFTLCFLTFTLLSACKSASRTEKKIKQDSAATDIEGSLVFKNITLDQADEKGRPLWKVKAKQATYSKDKKIARIDQPTGDLYQDGKVVLRVSAASGEIRQDGKIVLLKGQITATDTRNGAVFKGDDLEWYPKEDLLIVRNNLKGNHPQLQATAKEGRYFTRKEQAELLGQVAAISKDPDLQMKTEHLVWQIKEQKTNGEKRIWIERYKAKIVTDRVEADKSQVDLKTKIVTLNKNIQLTSLDPPLLMSSNSAIWNVNAETVVSDQPVRIVQQKENIILTANQGQVDLKQKVANLTGGVQAIGSKNQATVFANQMKWDMPTQNVQASGNVIYQQVNPPFNTTGPTALGRLQDQSIVVTGGAGTRVVTEIIP; this is translated from the coding sequence ATGTTTGTGAACTTAAAACGTTCTATTGCTTTTACCCTGTGTTTTTTGACGTTCACTTTATTATCTGCCTGTAAGAGCGCCAGCCGTACAGAAAAGAAAATAAAGCAAGATAGTGCCGCAACAGATATTGAAGGGAGCCTAGTCTTTAAAAATATTACCCTCGACCAGGCCGATGAAAAGGGTCGCCCTCTCTGGAAAGTTAAGGCCAAACAAGCCACTTACAGCAAAGATAAAAAAATTGCTCGAATTGATCAGCCCACGGGTGACTTATACCAAGATGGAAAAGTCGTTTTGCGGGTATCGGCAGCGAGTGGTGAAATTCGCCAAGATGGTAAGATTGTCCTGCTAAAAGGACAGATTACGGCTACCGATACCCGGAATGGTGCTGTGTTTAAAGGCGATGATTTGGAGTGGTATCCCAAAGAAGATTTATTAATCGTTCGCAATAACTTGAAGGGCAATCATCCCCAACTTCAAGCGACAGCAAAAGAAGGGCGATACTTCACTCGAAAGGAGCAGGCAGAACTCCTCGGACAGGTCGCCGCTATCTCGAAAGACCCAGATTTGCAGATGAAAACAGAACATTTAGTCTGGCAAATCAAAGAACAAAAAACCAATGGCGAAAAGCGCATTTGGATTGAGCGCTACAAAGCCAAAATTGTGACTGACAGAGTGGAGGCTGATAAATCTCAGGTCGATCTGAAAACCAAGATTGTCACACTCAATAAAAATATTCAGCTAACATCACTCGACCCGCCACTATTGATGTCTAGTAATTCCGCCATCTGGAACGTCAACGCTGAAACAGTCGTTTCCGATCAGCCAGTAAGGATTGTCCAACAGAAAGAAAATATTATTCTCACCGCTAACCAAGGACAGGTAGATTTAAAACAAAAAGTAGCGAATTTAACAGGCGGCGTTCAAGCTATTGGTAGCAAAAATCAAGCTACAGTTTTCGCCAATCAGATGAAGTGGGATATGCCGACTCAGAATGTTCAAGCGTCGGGTAATGTGATTTATCAACAAGTTAATCCACCGTTTAATACGACGGGTCCTACAGCCCTAGGAAGGCTTCAAGACCAAAGCATTGTTGTTACAGGTGGCGCTGGTACCCGAGTGGTTACGGAAATTATTCCTTAG
- a CDS encoding NYN domain-containing protein, which produces MLNNFSNDPVFTPEQVLENRGRVAIFIDGSNLFYAALQLGIEIDYTKLLVRLTAGSRLLRSFFYTGVDRTNEKQQGFLLWMRRNGYRVIAKDLVQLPDGSKKANLDVEIAVDMMALVGSYDTAVLVSGDGDLAYAVDAVSYRGVRVEVVSLRSMTSDSLINVADRYIDLDNIKESIQKTPRATSTYVYRPLSGIGMDEQED; this is translated from the coding sequence ATGTTGAATAACTTTAGTAATGATCCAGTTTTTACGCCTGAACAAGTTTTAGAAAATCGCGGCCGCGTTGCAATTTTCATCGACGGCTCAAATCTATTTTATGCCGCTCTCCAACTGGGAATTGAAATTGATTACACCAAACTTCTCGTTCGATTAACAGCCGGTTCTCGCTTGTTGCGCTCCTTTTTTTATACAGGAGTTGATCGCACCAACGAAAAACAGCAAGGCTTTTTGCTGTGGATGCGACGTAACGGCTATCGGGTGATTGCCAAAGATTTAGTACAGCTACCCGATGGTTCTAAAAAAGCAAATTTAGATGTAGAAATTGCTGTAGATATGATGGCGCTGGTCGGTTCTTACGATACAGCCGTTCTCGTCAGTGGCGATGGAGACTTAGCTTATGCCGTAGATGCGGTTAGCTATCGGGGAGTTCGCGTTGAGGTGGTTAGTCTACGCTCCATGACGAGTGATAGCCTGATTAACGTAGCCGATCGCTACATCGATCTGGATAACATCAAAGAAAGTATCCAAAAGACACCTCGCGCCACCTCAACCTACGTCTACCGTCCTTTATCGGGCATCGGTATGGATGAGCAGGAAGACTAA
- the metG gene encoding methionine--tRNA ligase, which produces MSHIDTNRNTFTITTPLYYVNDLPHIGSAYTTMAADAVARFERLRGKSVLFITGTDEHGQKIQRTAQSNGVEPQVHCDQIAAGFDALWQKLNIQYDRFSRTTSSRHGSIVKEFFSRVWDKGDIYLGQQKGWYCVSCEEFKEERDLLQEHRCPLHPNKEAEWRDEQNYFFALSKYQSQLEALYQERPNFIQPESRRNEVLSFVRQGLQDFSISRVNVDWGFPVPVDPNHTIYVWFDALLGYVTALLDPDSEPTLENALSKWWPINLHLIGKDILRFHAVYWPAMLMSADIPVSEHVFGHGFLTKDGQKMGKSLGNTLNPVELVNRYGADAIRYYFLKEIEFGKDGDFNETRFIDIVNADLANDLGNLLNRTLKMVQKYCHARVPEVKEEEEEILVDNPLKAIGWELSERVACSYEALAFGEACREIFTLIRAGNKFIDDQAPWSLYKQGNLPAVGQVLYTVLESVRLAAYLLSPIIPSISTEIYRQLGFSIDFNEKTLIKDSATYATHSAWGTLPAHQSLGEAKPVFARLEQA; this is translated from the coding sequence ATGAGTCATATCGATACAAATAGAAACACATTTACGATTACGACGCCTCTCTACTACGTAAACGACTTACCCCATATCGGTAGCGCCTATACAACAATGGCGGCGGATGCGGTGGCTCGGTTTGAAAGGCTGCGAGGCAAATCCGTGTTATTCATTACGGGCACGGATGAGCATGGGCAAAAAATTCAGCGCACGGCTCAAAGTAATGGAGTCGAGCCTCAAGTCCACTGTGATCAGATCGCGGCTGGGTTTGATGCGCTTTGGCAAAAGCTCAATATCCAGTACGATCGCTTTAGTCGCACCACCTCATCCCGCCATGGCTCAATCGTTAAAGAATTTTTCTCTAGGGTGTGGGACAAAGGCGACATCTATCTAGGTCAACAAAAAGGCTGGTACTGCGTCTCTTGCGAGGAATTCAAAGAAGAGCGGGATTTGTTACAAGAACATCGATGCCCTCTTCACCCGAATAAAGAAGCCGAGTGGCGAGATGAACAAAACTACTTTTTCGCTTTGTCGAAGTATCAAAGCCAGCTTGAAGCTCTTTATCAAGAGCGACCTAATTTTATTCAACCGGAAAGTCGCCGGAATGAAGTTTTAAGTTTTGTTAGGCAGGGACTTCAGGATTTCTCGATTTCGCGGGTGAATGTGGACTGGGGCTTCCCAGTGCCGGTAGACCCGAACCATACCATTTATGTATGGTTTGACGCTTTACTCGGTTACGTAACAGCCCTGCTTGATCCGGATAGTGAACCCACGTTAGAGAATGCTTTAAGCAAGTGGTGGCCCATCAATTTGCATCTCATTGGTAAAGACATTCTGCGCTTTCATGCGGTTTACTGGCCAGCAATGTTAATGTCAGCAGATATACCAGTATCGGAGCATGTGTTTGGACATGGCTTTCTTACAAAGGATGGTCAGAAGATGGGGAAAAGCCTTGGCAATACCCTGAATCCGGTTGAGTTAGTCAATCGGTACGGTGCAGATGCGATTCGCTACTACTTTCTCAAAGAGATTGAATTTGGGAAGGATGGGGATTTCAATGAAACCCGTTTTATCGATATCGTCAATGCTGATCTCGCGAACGATTTGGGTAACTTACTCAACCGAACGTTAAAAATGGTACAGAAGTATTGCCATGCTCGTGTACCAGAAGTTAAAGAAGAAGAAGAAGAAATTCTAGTTGATAACCCCCTGAAAGCCATTGGCTGGGAATTGAGCGAACGTGTTGCTTGCTCCTATGAAGCCTTAGCGTTTGGGGAAGCCTGTCGGGAGATCTTTACTCTGATTCGAGCCGGTAACAAATTCATTGATGATCAAGCGCCTTGGAGCTTATATAAGCAGGGGAACTTGCCAGCAGTGGGACAAGTGTTGTATACCGTGTTGGAATCAGTTAGACTGGCAGCTTACCTCTTATCTCCGATTATTCCTAGCATCAGTACCGAAATTTATCGGCAGCTTGGCTTTTCAATCGACTTTAACGAAAAAACTCTCATTAAAGATTCTGCAACCTATGCTACTCACTCCGCTTGGGGAACCTTACCAGCTCATCAGAGCTTAGGGGAGGCGAAGCCCGTTTTTGCACGACTGGAACAAGCGTAA
- a CDS encoding 1-acyl-sn-glycerol-3-phosphate acyltransferase gives MSSDSPLQISRSLLAAMGTRMFVYHEDRIPEHSAVVVVSNHRGFMDAPLLMAALGHPIRIACHHYMGQVPMLREFITQMGCFPLQEPEYRQQAFFEQASGLLKQHQWVGVFPEGAQTMVHLTQPDSISRFHRGFAHLALRTPVRDLAVLPVAIASLEETTSSAVPLRWLRLFDPSEPLFAQPGLHPMVIHRRVAVLVGHPYWITAKHREQYQGKQAKTAVSELVTTCQDEISKLLYQTFQRERRCS, from the coding sequence ATGTCTTCAGATAGTCCACTTCAAATTTCTCGATCGCTCCTAGCGGCAATGGGAACGCGGATGTTCGTCTACCACGAAGATCGCATCCCTGAGCATTCTGCCGTTGTGGTGGTAAGCAACCATCGTGGCTTTATGGACGCCCCCCTGTTGATGGCAGCCTTAGGGCATCCTATCCGCATTGCTTGTCATCATTACATGGGGCAAGTGCCCATGTTGCGAGAATTTATCACGCAAATGGGTTGTTTTCCGCTTCAAGAACCAGAATATAGGCAGCAGGCTTTTTTTGAACAGGCCAGTGGGCTACTCAAACAACATCAGTGGGTAGGAGTATTCCCCGAAGGCGCTCAAACCATGGTGCATTTGACTCAGCCCGATAGCATCAGCAGGTTTCACCGAGGCTTTGCCCACTTGGCTTTACGGACTCCCGTCAGGGATTTAGCCGTATTGCCTGTAGCGATCGCCTCTTTGGAAGAAACAACATCCTCTGCCGTGCCACTGCGCTGGTTACGTCTGTTTGATCCATCAGAACCCCTATTTGCACAACCGGGTTTGCATCCGATGGTGATTCATCGTCGTGTGGCGGTATTAGTGGGGCATCCCTATTGGATTACGGCAAAACACCGGGAGCAATATCAAGGCAAACAGGCTAAAACAGCGGTTAGCGAACTGGTGACTACCTGCCAGGATGAAATTTCTAAATTACTCTATCAAACATTTCAACGCGAACGAAGATGTTCCTGA
- a CDS encoding alpha/beta hydrolase gives MPPVKSRPCFLTPGRVNSNYPLFVFLPGMDGTGQLLRSQTKGLETAFDVRALAIPPDDLNNWDDLAEVVVNLVEEELKKGASRSVYLCGESFGGCLAIKVALSAPHLFKRIILINPATSFHQRPWLSWGAQLNRLVPEFLYGVSSLVLLPLLSNLARTTPRDRRALLDAMQSVPAKIANWRISMVTEFDVKETQLKRLTQPVLVIGGAADQLLPSAQEAERLVNSLPNAQKLILPNSGHACLLETDVCLFDLMKEQNFLEASVPNQEAKSVLIPIPVAD, from the coding sequence ATGCCACCAGTGAAGAGCCGTCCTTGTTTTTTGACACCAGGACGTGTTAATTCCAACTACCCCTTATTTGTGTTTCTACCCGGTATGGATGGGACCGGTCAACTCTTGCGCTCCCAGACAAAAGGGTTAGAAACCGCTTTTGATGTCAGAGCGCTGGCAATTCCTCCTGATGACTTGAACAACTGGGACGATCTTGCCGAGGTGGTGGTGAACCTCGTGGAAGAGGAACTCAAAAAGGGAGCCTCCCGTTCAGTTTATCTGTGTGGTGAGTCATTCGGAGGCTGTTTAGCCATTAAGGTTGCCTTAAGTGCGCCCCATCTTTTTAAGCGAATTATTTTAATTAATCCAGCCACATCTTTCCATCAACGCCCTTGGTTAAGCTGGGGAGCTCAATTGAATCGCTTGGTACCCGAATTTTTGTATGGAGTCTCGTCACTCGTCCTCTTACCCTTGTTATCCAATTTAGCCAGAACCACGCCGCGCGATCGCCGTGCACTGCTGGATGCCATGCAATCGGTACCCGCCAAGATTGCGAATTGGCGCATCTCCATGGTGACCGAGTTTGATGTAAAAGAAACACAACTAAAACGCCTAACCCAACCCGTCCTCGTGATTGGAGGTGCCGCTGATCAGTTGTTACCCTCCGCACAGGAAGCTGAACGCCTAGTTAACAGCCTACCCAATGCTCAGAAGCTAATATTACCCAATTCGGGGCACGCCTGTCTGCTGGAGACAGACGTTTGCCTTTTTGATCTGATGAAAGAGCAAAACTTCTTAGAAGCCTCGGTTCCTAACCAAGAAGCTAAATCCGTTTTAATTCCAATTCCGGTGGCTGATTAG
- a CDS encoding COP23 domain-containing protein, which translates to MTPQQFTRNSSLKPLLFKSVGWSASVAILLASDNALALTQNRTATTAPSQLSQHTILAEDVEEESQSQESSPDSEIKSSQEPRFTCKQVDGQYTVMYHPESQPNQAYPWATPGTLGGGWTPERRCNEISRRLELYRPDGLVEMRNAVENNYNTVCVTTQKNSSCRIVLTVPPGQDPELTRNRVFQNLTVADTGERTDAVNTFVEGNSGSQLLNQVLNQGLSALGVDNNPRQSSANINLRPFLDRADGGTGSRLRRSIPVRSNPRLNPARFR; encoded by the coding sequence ATGACGCCACAACAGTTTACTCGAAATTCCAGTTTGAAGCCGTTGCTGTTTAAGAGTGTTGGTTGGTCAGCGAGTGTCGCTATTCTACTCGCGAGTGATAATGCCTTGGCCTTAACCCAGAACCGGACAGCCACAACTGCTCCATCTCAATTGTCCCAGCATACCATTTTGGCTGAGGATGTTGAGGAAGAATCACAATCCCAAGAGTCTTCACCCGATTCAGAGATTAAATCATCTCAAGAGCCTCGCTTTACCTGTAAGCAGGTGGATGGTCAGTATACGGTCATGTATCATCCCGAAAGCCAACCGAATCAAGCTTATCCCTGGGCAACTCCCGGTACTTTAGGGGGTGGCTGGACGCCAGAACGCCGTTGTAATGAGATCAGCAGACGTTTGGAATTGTACCGACCCGATGGTTTAGTGGAAATGCGGAATGCCGTAGAGAATAATTACAATACCGTCTGTGTGACCACCCAAAAGAATTCATCTTGTCGAATTGTACTCACGGTGCCTCCGGGACAAGACCCAGAATTAACACGCAATCGTGTCTTCCAAAACTTAACCGTTGCGGATACGGGTGAGCGAACAGATGCCGTAAACACGTTTGTCGAGGGGAACAGCGGTTCACAACTGCTCAATCAGGTGTTAAACCAAGGTCTATCGGCTCTAGGCGTTGACAACAATCCACGCCAATCTTCGGCTAATATCAATCTCCGACCCTTCTTAGACCGAGCGGATGGTGGGACTGGCTCTAGGCTGAGAAGAAGCATCCCTGTGCGGTCGAATCCGCGCTTAAATCCAGCTCGGTTTCGTTGA